One genomic segment of Pseudomonas sp. p1(2021b) includes these proteins:
- a CDS encoding FAD-binding and (Fe-S)-binding domain-containing protein, which yields MIAQLPTRAPAAHYPEFLEALRASGFRGQISADYGTRTVLATDNSIYQRLPQAAVFPMDADDVARVAALMAEPRYREIKLTPRGGGTGTNGQSLTDGIVVDLSRHMNTILEINVEQRWVRVQAGVVKDQLNAALKPHGLFFAPELSTSNRATVGGMINTDASGQGSCTYGKTRDHVLELHSVLLGGERLHSLPLDEAALEQACAAPGRVGEVYRTAREIQQTQAELIESTFPKLNRCLTGYDLAHLRDEQGRFNLNSVLCGAEGSLGYVVEAKLNVLPIPKYAVLVNVRYSSFMDALRDANALMAHKPLSIETVDSKVLMLAMQDIVWHSVAEYFPADAERPTLGINLVEFCGDEPAEVNARVQAFIDHLQADTSVERLGHTLAEGAEAVTKVYAMRKRSVGLLGNVEGEVRPQPFVEDTAVPPEQLADYIADFRALLDGYGLAYGMFGHVDAGVLHVRPALDMKDPAQAALVKPISDAVAALTQRYGGLLWGEHGKGLRSEYVPEYFGELYPALQRLKGAFDPHNQLNPGKICTPPDSAEGLTPVDGVTLRGDLDRSIDERVWQSFGSAVHCNGNGACYNYDPNDAMCPSWKATRERQHSPKGRASLIREWLRLQGESDIDVLAAARNKGSWLKGLPARLRNARARQQGQEDFSHEVYDAMAGCLACKSCAGQCPIKVNVPDFRSRFLELYHGRYQRPLRDYLIGSLEFTIPYLAHAPGVYNAVMGSKWVSKLLADKVGMVDSPLISRFNFQSTLSRCRVGMASVPALRELTPAQRERSIVLVQDAFTRYFETPLLASFIELAHRLGHRVFLAPYSANGKPLHVQGFLGAFAKAAIRNATQLKALAECGVPLVGLDPAMTLVYRQEYQKVDGLEGCPKVLLPQEWLMDVLPEQPAADAGHFRLMAHCTEKTNVPASTRQWEQVFARLGLKLVTEATGCCGMSGTYGHEARNQQTSRTIFEQSWATKLDKEGEALATGYSCRSQVKRMTERQLRHPLEVVLQYARS from the coding sequence ATGATCGCCCAGCTGCCGACCCGTGCGCCTGCCGCCCACTACCCCGAATTCCTCGAAGCCCTGCGCGCCAGCGGCTTCCGTGGCCAGATCAGCGCCGACTACGGCACCCGCACCGTGCTGGCCACCGACAACTCCATCTACCAACGCCTGCCTCAGGCGGCTGTGTTCCCGATGGATGCCGACGATGTGGCGCGAGTGGCTGCGTTGATGGCCGAGCCGCGTTATCGCGAGATCAAGCTGACCCCGCGTGGCGGTGGCACCGGCACCAATGGCCAGTCGCTGACCGATGGTATCGTCGTCGACCTGTCGCGGCACATGAACACGATCCTCGAGATCAACGTCGAGCAGCGCTGGGTGCGGGTCCAGGCCGGGGTGGTCAAGGACCAGCTCAACGCGGCGCTCAAGCCCCACGGGCTGTTCTTCGCCCCTGAGCTGTCCACCTCCAACCGTGCCACCGTCGGCGGCATGATCAACACTGATGCCAGTGGCCAGGGCAGCTGCACCTACGGCAAGACCCGCGACCACGTGCTGGAGCTGCACAGCGTCTTGCTCGGCGGCGAACGCCTGCACAGCCTGCCGCTCGACGAGGCGGCGCTGGAGCAGGCTTGCGCCGCGCCTGGCCGGGTGGGCGAGGTGTACCGCACGGCCCGGGAGATCCAGCAGACCCAGGCCGAACTGATCGAAAGCACCTTTCCCAAGCTCAACCGCTGCCTGACCGGCTACGACCTGGCGCACCTGCGTGACGAGCAGGGCCGCTTCAACCTCAACAGCGTGCTGTGCGGGGCCGAAGGGTCGCTGGGTTATGTCGTCGAGGCGAAGCTCAATGTGCTGCCGATCCCGAAATACGCAGTACTGGTCAACGTGCGCTACAGCAGCTTCATGGATGCCCTGCGTGATGCCAACGCGTTGATGGCGCACAAGCCGCTGTCGATCGAGACCGTGGACTCCAAGGTGCTGATGCTGGCGATGCAGGATATCGTCTGGCACAGCGTGGCCGAGTATTTCCCGGCCGACGCCGAGCGCCCGACCCTGGGCATCAACCTCGTCGAGTTCTGCGGTGACGAGCCGGCCGAGGTCAACGCCCGGGTGCAAGCCTTTATCGACCATCTGCAGGCCGATACCAGCGTCGAGCGCCTGGGCCATACCCTGGCCGAGGGCGCCGAGGCGGTGACCAAGGTCTATGCCATGCGCAAGCGTTCGGTGGGCCTGCTGGGCAACGTCGAAGGAGAGGTGCGCCCGCAGCCGTTCGTCGAGGATACCGCGGTGCCGCCGGAGCAGTTGGCCGACTACATCGCCGACTTCCGCGCCTTGCTCGATGGCTATGGCCTGGCCTATGGCATGTTCGGCCATGTCGATGCCGGCGTGTTGCACGTGCGCCCTGCGCTGGACATGAAGGACCCGGCGCAGGCCGCGCTGGTCAAACCGATTTCCGACGCCGTGGCGGCGCTCACCCAGCGTTACGGCGGCCTGCTGTGGGGCGAGCATGGCAAGGGCCTGCGCTCGGAATACGTTCCGGAATACTTCGGTGAGCTGTACCCGGCGCTACAACGTCTCAAGGGGGCGTTCGACCCGCACAACCAACTCAACCCGGGCAAGATCTGCACCCCGCCGGACAGCGCCGAGGGATTGACCCCGGTCGATGGCGTGACCCTGCGCGGCGACCTCGATCGCAGCATCGACGAGCGCGTCTGGCAGAGTTTCGGCAGCGCCGTGCACTGCAACGGCAATGGCGCCTGCTACAACTACGACCCCAACGACGCGATGTGCCCATCCTGGAAGGCCACCCGCGAGCGCCAGCATTCGCCCAAGGGCCGAGCCTCGCTGATCCGCGAGTGGCTGCGCCTGCAGGGCGAATCGGACATCGACGTGCTGGCCGCAGCGCGCAACAAGGGAAGCTGGCTCAAAGGCCTGCCGGCACGGCTGCGCAACGCCCGGGCACGCCAGCAGGGCCAGGAGGATTTCTCCCACGAGGTGTACGACGCCATGGCCGGCTGCCTGGCGTGCAAGTCGTGCGCGGGGCAGTGCCCGATCAAGGTCAATGTGCCTGACTTCCGCTCGCGGTTCCTCGAGCTGTACCACGGCCGCTACCAGCGTCCATTGCGCGACTACCTGATCGGCTCGCTGGAGTTCACCATTCCCTACCTGGCCCATGCGCCGGGGGTGTACAACGCGGTGATGGGTTCGAAGTGGGTGAGCAAATTGCTGGCCGACAAGGTGGGTATGGTCGACAGCCCGTTGATCAGCCGTTTCAACTTCCAGTCGACCCTGAGCCGTTGCCGCGTCGGCATGGCCAGCGTACCGGCGCTGCGCGAACTGACCCCGGCCCAACGCGAGCGCAGCATCGTGCTGGTGCAGGATGCCTTCACTCGCTACTTCGAGACGCCCTTGCTGGCCTCGTTCATCGAACTGGCCCATCGCTTGGGCCATCGCGTGTTCCTGGCCCCGTACAGTGCCAATGGCAAGCCACTGCATGTACAGGGCTTCCTCGGCGCCTTCGCCAAGGCCGCGATCCGCAACGCCACACAACTCAAGGCCCTGGCTGAGTGCGGCGTGCCGCTGGTGGGCCTGGACCCGGCGATGACCCTGGTGTATCGCCAGGAGTACCAGAAGGTCGATGGCCTGGAGGGTTGCCCCAAGGTGCTGCTCCCCCAGGAGTGGTTGATGGACGTATTGCCCGAGCAGCCTGCGGCCGACGCCGGCCACTTCCGCCTGATGGCCCATTGCACCGAGAAGACCAACGTGCCGGCCAGCACCCGCCAGTGGGAGCAGGTGTTCGCCCGCCTGGGTCTGAAGCTGGTCACCGAGGCCACCGGTTGCTGCGGCATGTCGGGTACCTACGGTCACGAGGCGCGCAACCAGCAGACCTCGCGGACCATCTTCGAGCAGTCCTGGGCGACCAAGTTGGACAAGGAAGGGGAGGCGTTGGCGACCGGCTATTCCTGCCGCAGCCAGGTCAAGCGCATGACCGAGCGGCAACTGCGCCATCCGCTGGAAGTGGTGTTGCAGTACGCCCGAAGCTGA
- a CDS encoding LysR substrate-binding domain-containing protein codes for MNYRHLTPSMSLLLAFEAAARHESYTRAAAELSLTQSAVSRQVQALEQQLGLTLFRREGRQVQLTDVGRLYQRELSEALGRIRSATLQALAYQSGVGTLRLATLPTFGSKWLLPRLHAFYAAHPGMLVHIHSRIEAINFETSEIDAAIGVATHDLPGLICHRLHAEELVVILPPQAATDAQAWGPGRISEQVLLNVANNPHAWGEWFSHHGLPHRGMRLGPSFELTSHLIQAVRAGIGIGLVPRILVEEELASGELFSAGEAFASQRSYYLIYPPRNEALPSLRAFRGWLLGQI; via the coding sequence ATGAATTACCGCCACCTGACGCCATCGATGTCGTTGCTGCTGGCCTTCGAGGCTGCCGCCCGGCATGAAAGCTACACCCGCGCCGCCGCCGAACTGTCGCTGACCCAGAGCGCGGTCAGCCGCCAGGTCCAGGCACTGGAACAGCAGCTTGGCCTGACGCTGTTCCGGCGCGAGGGCCGCCAGGTGCAACTGACCGATGTCGGGCGCCTGTACCAGCGCGAACTCAGCGAGGCGCTGGGACGTATCCGCAGCGCGACGCTGCAGGCGTTGGCGTATCAGTCCGGCGTCGGTACCTTGCGCCTGGCCACCTTGCCCACGTTCGGCTCCAAATGGCTGCTACCGCGGCTGCATGCGTTCTATGCGGCGCACCCGGGGATGCTGGTGCACATCCATTCACGGATCGAAGCGATCAACTTCGAGACCAGCGAGATCGATGCGGCCATCGGCGTGGCGACCCATGACCTGCCCGGGTTGATCTGCCATCGGCTGCATGCCGAGGAGCTGGTGGTCATCCTGCCGCCGCAGGCCGCGACCGATGCTCAAGCCTGGGGGCCGGGGCGTATCAGCGAGCAGGTGCTACTCAATGTGGCCAACAATCCCCATGCGTGGGGCGAATGGTTTTCGCACCATGGCCTGCCCCATCGAGGGATGCGACTGGGGCCGAGCTTCGAATTGACGTCGCACTTGATCCAGGCGGTGCGGGCAGGCATCGGGATTGGCCTGGTGCCGCGGATCCTGGTGGAAGAAGAGCTGGCCAGCGGGGAGCTGTTCAGCGCCGGGGAGGCCTTTGCCAGCCAGCGTAGCTACTACCTGATCTACCCGCCGCGCAATGAGGCACTGCCTTCGCTGCGGGCGTTTCGCGGGTGGCTGCTGGGGCAGATTTGA
- a CDS encoding amino acid permease, whose amino-acid sequence MSGQNMPSGELKRGLKNRHIQLIALGGAIGTGLFLGSAGVMKSAGPSMILGYAICGFIAFMIMRQLGEMIVEEPVAGSFSHFAHKYWGGFAGFLSGWNCWVLYILVGMSELSAVGKYIHYWWPEIPTWVTAAGFFILINAINLMNVKVFGEAEFWFAIIKVLAIVGMIGLGAYLLTSGSGGPEASVTNLWAHGGFFPNGVSGLVMALAIIMFSFGGLEMLGFTAAEADKPKTVIPKAINQVIYRILIFYIGALVILLSLTPWDSLVASIDASGGSYGSSPFVQVFSLLGSDVAAHLLNFVVLTAALSVYNSGTYCNARMLYGMAEQGDAPASLAKIDKRGVPVRSILASAGVTLVAVLLNYFMPQHALELLMSLVVAALVINWAMISYSHLKFRQHLDRTGQKPLFKALWYPYGNYICLAFVVLILGIMLQIPGIQVSVYAIPVWLVVMYAFYVLKSKRSGAVTSAAGSVAK is encoded by the coding sequence ATGAGTGGACAAAACATGCCTTCAGGCGAGCTCAAGCGTGGCCTGAAAAACCGCCATATCCAACTGATCGCCCTGGGTGGGGCCATCGGTACCGGATTGTTCCTGGGCTCGGCCGGCGTGATGAAGTCCGCTGGCCCGTCGATGATTCTCGGCTACGCCATCTGCGGCTTCATCGCGTTCATGATCATGCGCCAGCTGGGCGAGATGATCGTCGAAGAGCCTGTCGCTGGCTCCTTCAGCCATTTCGCCCATAAGTACTGGGGCGGTTTCGCCGGCTTCCTGTCCGGCTGGAACTGCTGGGTGCTGTACATTCTGGTCGGCATGTCGGAATTGTCCGCAGTCGGCAAGTACATCCATTACTGGTGGCCGGAGATCCCGACCTGGGTCACGGCAGCAGGCTTCTTCATCCTGATCAACGCGATCAACCTGATGAACGTCAAGGTCTTCGGCGAAGCCGAGTTCTGGTTCGCGATCATCAAGGTACTGGCCATCGTCGGCATGATCGGCCTGGGTGCCTACCTGCTGACCAGCGGCAGCGGCGGCCCTGAAGCCTCGGTGACCAACCTGTGGGCCCATGGCGGCTTCTTCCCCAACGGCGTGAGCGGCCTGGTGATGGCGTTGGCGATCATCATGTTCTCCTTCGGTGGCCTGGAAATGCTGGGCTTCACCGCAGCCGAGGCCGACAAGCCCAAGACCGTGATCCCGAAGGCGATCAACCAGGTCATCTACCGTATCCTGATCTTCTACATCGGCGCCCTGGTCATCCTGCTGTCGCTCACGCCATGGGACAGCCTGGTCGCCAGCATCGACGCTTCCGGCGGCAGCTATGGCAGCAGCCCGTTCGTGCAGGTCTTCTCGCTGCTCGGTAGCGATGTAGCAGCCCACCTGCTGAACTTCGTGGTCCTGACCGCGGCGCTGTCGGTGTACAACAGCGGCACCTACTGCAACGCCCGTATGCTCTACGGCATGGCCGAACAGGGCGATGCCCCGGCGAGCCTGGCGAAGATCGACAAGCGTGGCGTGCCGGTGCGTTCGATCCTGGCCTCGGCCGGCGTGACCCTGGTCGCCGTGCTGCTCAACTACTTCATGCCGCAGCACGCCCTGGAGCTGCTGATGTCGCTGGTGGTCGCAGCCCTGGTTATCAACTGGGCGATGATCAGCTATTCGCACCTGAAGTTCCGCCAGCACCTGGACCGCACTGGCCAGAAGCCGCTGTTCAAGGCCCTGTGGTATCCGTATGGCAACTACATCTGCCTGGCCTTCGTGGTGCTGATCCTGGGGATCATGCTGCAGATCCCAGGTATCCAGGTGTCGGTGTACGCGATTCCAGTCTGGCTGGTGGTGATGTATGCGTTCTACGTGCTAAAGAGCAAGCGCAGTGGGGCTGTGACCTCGGCTGCCGGGTCCGTGGCCAAGTAA
- the rluB gene encoding 23S rRNA pseudouridine(2605) synthase RluB, with the protein MSDQDLQETQTTPPSGEKLQKVLARIGVGSRRDVEAWISQGRIKVNGVEATLGQRVDLHDAIAVDGKLIKRVEAAEATRRVIMYNKPDGEICTRDDPEGRPTVFDRLPRPKEGRWINIGRLDINTTGLLLFTTDGELANRLMHPSYEMDREYAVRVRGEVDDDMVDRLKAGVMLEDGPAKFTDIQKAPGGEGFNHWYHCVVMEGRNREVRRLWESQGVVVSRLKRVRFGPVFLNSDLPMGRWREMTQGEIDILAAEVGLQPVALPALNLKAKDKLERMQRKSTRPLGRGERVRTLRPAQDGQAERPVREEAAPRKAVRGSTVAERPSEMRKRPGKPEGDKPAGRGRGKPRG; encoded by the coding sequence ATGAGTGACCAAGACCTGCAAGAAACCCAAACCACCCCACCGTCCGGCGAGAAGCTGCAGAAGGTGCTGGCGCGTATCGGCGTCGGTTCGCGTCGTGACGTCGAGGCCTGGATCAGCCAGGGCCGTATCAAGGTCAACGGCGTCGAGGCCACCCTCGGCCAGCGCGTCGACCTGCATGACGCCATCGCCGTCGACGGCAAGCTGATCAAGCGCGTGGAGGCCGCCGAGGCCACCCGTCGGGTGATCATGTACAACAAGCCTGATGGCGAGATCTGCACCCGCGACGACCCCGAAGGTCGCCCGACCGTGTTCGACCGCCTGCCGCGCCCGAAAGAGGGCCGCTGGATCAATATCGGCCGCCTGGACATCAATACCACCGGCCTGTTGCTGTTCACCACCGATGGTGAATTGGCCAACCGCCTGATGCACCCGTCCTATGAAATGGACCGTGAGTACGCCGTACGTGTACGGGGTGAGGTCGACGACGACATGGTCGACCGGCTCAAGGCGGGTGTGATGCTCGAGGACGGTCCGGCCAAGTTCACCGATATCCAGAAGGCACCGGGTGGCGAAGGCTTCAACCACTGGTACCACTGCGTGGTGATGGAAGGCCGCAACCGTGAGGTGCGCCGCCTGTGGGAGTCCCAGGGCGTGGTGGTCAGCCGCCTCAAGCGCGTGCGCTTCGGCCCGGTGTTCCTCAACTCCGACCTGCCGATGGGCCGTTGGCGCGAAATGACCCAGGGCGAGATCGACATCCTTGCCGCCGAGGTCGGCCTGCAGCCTGTTGCGCTGCCGGCGCTGAACCTCAAGGCCAAGGACAAGCTCGAGCGTATGCAGCGCAAGTCCACCCGCCCGCTGGGGCGTGGCGAGCGCGTGCGCACCTTGCGCCCTGCCCAGGACGGCCAGGCCGAGCGCCCGGTGCGCGAAGAGGCTGCGCCTCGCAAGGCCGTGCGCGGCAGTACCGTGGCCGAGCGTCCGAGCGAGATGCGCAAGCGTCCGGGCAAGCCTGAGGGTGACAAGCCGGCGGGCCGTGGCCGCGGCAAGCCGCGCGGCTGA
- the scpB gene encoding SMC-Scp complex subunit ScpB: MNLNEPRDLASLIEAFLLASGKAQSLERLYELFEEAERPAPAVFKKALELLGKSCNGRAFELKEVASGYRLQIREDYAPWVGRLWEERPQRYSRALLETMALIAYRQPITRGEIEDVRGVAVNSNIIKTLMEREWIRIVGYREVPGRPAMFATTKAFLDHFNLKSLDELPALAELRELEPEPLLDPDDAPVPAHLQALADASLDQTEEDEAPPREETSFRSLLVELDAMEVGLKTDFDDLRDEAPESEVQEPKP, from the coding sequence ATGAACCTGAATGAACCGCGCGACCTGGCGTCGCTGATCGAAGCCTTCCTGCTGGCGTCTGGCAAGGCGCAGTCTCTGGAGCGGTTGTACGAACTGTTCGAGGAAGCCGAACGCCCGGCGCCGGCTGTCTTCAAGAAAGCTCTGGAGCTGCTGGGCAAGTCTTGCAACGGCCGTGCCTTCGAACTCAAGGAGGTGGCGAGCGGTTATCGCCTGCAGATCCGCGAAGACTATGCACCCTGGGTCGGGCGCCTGTGGGAAGAGCGGCCGCAGCGATACTCGCGCGCCTTGCTCGAGACCATGGCGCTGATCGCCTACCGCCAACCGATCACCCGCGGCGAAATCGAAGATGTGCGTGGCGTGGCGGTGAACAGCAATATCATCAAGACCCTGATGGAGCGCGAGTGGATCCGCATCGTCGGCTACCGCGAGGTGCCCGGCAGGCCGGCGATGTTCGCCACCACCAAGGCGTTTCTCGACCATTTCAACCTCAAGAGCCTGGACGAGCTGCCGGCCCTGGCCGAGTTGCGCGAACTCGAGCCCGAGCCGCTGCTGGACCCGGATGACGCGCCGGTGCCGGCACACCTGCAGGCCTTGGCCGATGCCAGCCTGGATCAGACCGAGGAAGACGAGGCGCCGCCGAGGGAAGAGACCAGTTTCCGGAGCTTGCTGGTGGAGCTGGATGCCATGGAAGTGGGGCTCAAGACCGATTTCGATGACTTGCGGGACGAGGCGCCGGAGTCCGAGGTCCAGGAGCCCAAACCTTGA